A DNA window from Verrucomicrobiia bacterium contains the following coding sequences:
- a CDS encoding Gfo/Idh/MocA family oxidoreductase has translation MAHAKIPRRRAPSSFQTGPATRIPDGNRCIRGAPGDGPGPRIGGRGRSLGSRGNVPARLTPCGEFTRGSGTALRPVNESSSSPATRRDFLKASTAAALVSAVAAPRMLTSRARAISPGDTIKIGLVGCGGRGTGAAAQALAADSNSQLTAMGDVFERAIQGSLRSVVGEVGEDRVQVKPENRFVGLDAYQKVIASGVDVVLLAAPPGFRPVHLRAAVEAGKHTFCEKPMATDAPGVRSVLESARLARERSLAIVAGFCWRYDYPLRELFKRIHDGQIGEIRALYGTYLTGPVKPMPPAESRPAGITDIEWMIRNWYNFNWLSGDGFVEQAVHTCDWLAWAMQDRMPASATAVGGRQIPAHGGNIYDHIEANYAWDNGTLGFLAQRQIPGCYGENNLVVLGTKGTATIDGRGPSITGERPWRYQGPRPNMYQVEHDELFASIRAGKPINDGEWMATSTLLGILGRSAAYTGQKITWDMILNSQQVLVPPIEDWDTKFEPEPMAMPGRTRFV, from the coding sequence ATGGCCCATGCCAAAATCCCTCGTCGCAGGGCCCCTTCCAGTTTTCAGACAGGCCCGGCGACTCGGATACCGGATGGGAACCGGTGTATCAGGGGGGCGCCAGGGGACGGTCCCGGACCGAGGATTGGAGGACGTGGACGTTCGTTGGGTTCGAGGGGGAATGTCCCGGCGAGGTTGACTCCTTGCGGGGAATTCACTAGGGGAAGCGGAACAGCGTTACGACCCGTGAACGAATCCTCCTCTTCCCCGGCCACGCGCCGCGACTTTCTGAAGGCCTCGACGGCGGCGGCCCTGGTCTCCGCCGTGGCGGCACCCCGCATGCTGACTTCGAGGGCCCGGGCCATATCGCCGGGCGACACGATCAAGATCGGCCTGGTGGGCTGTGGTGGACGCGGCACGGGGGCGGCGGCCCAGGCCCTGGCGGCGGATTCGAACAGCCAGTTGACGGCGATGGGGGATGTCTTCGAGCGGGCGATCCAGGGCTCTCTTCGCTCGGTCGTTGGCGAGGTGGGAGAAGACCGGGTCCAGGTGAAGCCGGAGAATCGGTTCGTAGGGCTGGATGCCTACCAGAAGGTGATCGCTTCCGGGGTGGATGTGGTGCTGCTGGCTGCGCCACCGGGCTTCCGGCCGGTGCATCTGCGGGCGGCGGTCGAGGCGGGGAAGCACACGTTCTGCGAGAAGCCGATGGCCACGGACGCGCCGGGGGTCCGGTCGGTGCTGGAATCGGCCCGTCTGGCGCGGGAACGGTCGCTGGCGATCGTGGCCGGCTTCTGCTGGCGCTACGACTATCCGTTGCGCGAGTTGTTCAAGCGGATTCACGACGGCCAGATCGGGGAGATCCGGGCGCTGTACGGGACCTATCTGACCGGCCCGGTGAAGCCGATGCCGCCGGCGGAATCGCGCCCGGCGGGGATCACCGACATCGAGTGGATGATCCGCAACTGGTACAACTTCAACTGGCTGAGTGGCGACGGGTTTGTCGAGCAGGCGGTGCATACCTGCGACTGGCTGGCCTGGGCCATGCAGGATCGCATGCCGGCGTCGGCCACCGCGGTGGGCGGCCGGCAGATCCCGGCGCACGGCGGGAACATCTACGACCACATCGAGGCGAATTACGCCTGGGACAACGGGACGCTGGGTTTTCTCGCTCAACGGCAGATTCCGGGGTGTTACGGGGAGAACAACCTGGTGGTTCTGGGGACGAAGGGAACCGCGACCATCGACGGTCGGGGGCCTTCGATCACCGGGGAGCGCCCCTGGCGATACCAGGGGCCGCGGCCGAACATGTACCAGGTGGAGCACGACGAGTTGTTCGCCAGCATCCGGGCCGGCAAGCCCATCAATGACGGCGAGTGGATGGCCACCAGCACGCTGCTGGGCATCCTGGGCCGAAGCGCCGCCTATACGGGGCAGAAGATCACCTGGGACATGATCCTCAATTCCCAGCAGGTCCTCGTGCCCCCCATCGAGGATTGGGACACGAAGTTCGAACCCGAGCCGATGGCGATGCCGGGTCGGACGCGCTTCGTCTAG
- a CDS encoding transporter substrate-binding domain-containing protein, producing MELRYPPFEMKDEQGRPAGISVDLARALAGALGRELRIEDIAFDGLIPALKTGKIDLILSSLTRTEERAESIDFSEPYLETGLCLLVGREAPVESAADLDRPGRVVAVKKGTTGHTYAAARFREARLLVLDHEAAAVLEVVQGKADAFLYDRMSVFQHWRRNEGTTRALLDPFQTEQWAIGIRKGNDALRQQVNGFLEAYRREGGFEGLGERWLKEQKDAFEELGLPFYF from the coding sequence ATGGAGCTTCGGTATCCGCCGTTCGAGATGAAGGATGAACAGGGCCGTCCCGCGGGAATCAGCGTGGATCTGGCCCGTGCCCTGGCGGGGGCGCTGGGGCGGGAGTTGCGGATCGAGGACATCGCCTTCGACGGTCTGATTCCCGCCCTCAAGACCGGGAAGATCGATCTCATCCTGTCGTCGCTGACCCGCACCGAGGAACGGGCCGAATCGATCGACTTCTCGGAGCCGTACCTCGAGACGGGCCTCTGCCTGCTGGTGGGCCGTGAGGCGCCCGTGGAGTCGGCGGCGGATCTGGACCGGCCGGGCCGGGTGGTGGCGGTCAAGAAGGGCACCACAGGCCACACCTACGCGGCGGCCCGCTTCCGGGAGGCCCGACTTCTGGTCCTGGACCACGAAGCGGCGGCGGTGTTGGAAGTGGTCCAGGGCAAGGCCGACGCCTTCCTCTACGACCGGATGTCCGTCTTCCAGCACTGGCGGCGCAACGAGGGCACCACGCGGGCGCTGCTCGATCCGTTCCAGACCGAGCAATGGGCCATCGGGATCCGCAAGGGGAACGATGCCCTGCGTCAGCAGGTGAACGGCTTCCTCGAGGCCTACCGGCGCGAGGGCGGCTTTGAAGGGTTGGGGGAGCGCTGGTTGAAGGAGCAGAAGGACGCCTTCGAGGAACTCGGGCTGCCGTTCTACTTCTGA
- a CDS encoding amino acid ABC transporter permease: MERPPSMLRWGFHLSLMGGLLALVFNFAFQQLQYDWNWSAPWRYRALFWQGWLTTVGLAAAALAASTGIGVVTALLARGSFLPARALARLYVELIRGTPLLVQILLFFYVVAPAFRIEHRILVGVLTLSIFSGAYLSEIVRAGIDGVGKSQWETARAIGLSRVQTYRFVVLPQALRQILPPVTGQFASLIKDSSLLSVIGIGEFTLNAQQVNALTYSTLESYLPLAAGYLVLTLPLSLWARYLEGRAHFDT; the protein is encoded by the coding sequence ATGGAACGTCCTCCCTCGATGCTGCGGTGGGGATTCCACCTTTCGCTCATGGGGGGCCTGCTGGCGCTGGTGTTCAACTTCGCGTTCCAGCAGCTTCAGTATGACTGGAACTGGTCGGCACCGTGGCGGTACCGCGCCTTGTTCTGGCAGGGATGGCTTACCACGGTGGGCCTGGCCGCCGCCGCGCTCGCGGCGAGCACGGGAATTGGCGTGGTCACCGCATTGCTGGCCCGCGGTTCGTTTCTACCGGCACGCGCCCTGGCGCGGCTGTACGTCGAGCTGATTCGAGGCACGCCGTTGCTGGTCCAGATCCTCCTGTTCTTCTACGTCGTCGCTCCGGCATTCCGGATCGAGCACCGCATCCTGGTGGGGGTGCTCACGCTCTCGATCTTTTCGGGGGCCTACCTTTCCGAGATCGTTCGCGCGGGGATCGACGGGGTGGGGAAGTCGCAATGGGAGACGGCCCGGGCGATCGGGCTGAGCCGGGTTCAGACCTATCGCTTCGTCGTCCTGCCCCAGGCGCTCCGGCAGATTCTGCCGCCGGTCACCGGCCAGTTCGCCTCGCTGATCAAGGATTCGTCGCTCCTGTCGGTGATTGGGATCGGGGAATTCACCCTGAACGCCCAGCAGGTGAACGCCCTCACGTACAGCACGCTGGAGAGCTATCTCCCCCTGGCGGCCGGCTATCTGGTCCTGACGCTTCCGCTCTCCCTGTGGGCCCGGTATCTCGAGGGTCGCGCCCACTTCGACACCTGA
- a CDS encoding amino acid ABC transporter ATP-binding protein produces the protein MRLRLRELAKHFDRHAVLDGVDLELTETRALVLIGPSGGGKSTLLRLLGGLEHPSAGWIELDGAPIPFESPAELHRHRARTGFVFQAHNLFPHLPALQNITLPLERVHGLAPGAARDQAMELLVRFRLEAHAAKRPAQLSGGQQQRVAIARAVAIRPRWLLLDEPTSALDPEMTAEVLDMIAELRAEGRDIVLVTHQMGFARRVADHIAFVGDGGIPAHGPVAEMLDHPTAPQVRRFLDRVLSY, from the coding sequence ATGCGCCTCCGGCTTCGCGAACTGGCCAAGCATTTCGACCGTCATGCGGTCCTCGACGGCGTGGACCTCGAACTGACGGAGACTCGCGCACTCGTCCTGATCGGCCCGTCGGGCGGGGGCAAATCGACCCTGCTGCGGCTGCTGGGGGGGCTGGAACATCCTTCGGCCGGATGGATCGAACTCGACGGAGCGCCCATCCCCTTCGAAAGCCCTGCGGAACTGCACCGCCACCGGGCGCGAACCGGCTTTGTCTTCCAGGCTCACAACCTGTTCCCCCATCTCCCGGCCTTGCAGAACATCACCCTCCCGCTGGAGCGGGTCCACGGCCTGGCACCCGGCGCCGCGCGGGACCAGGCCATGGAGTTGCTCGTCCGCTTCCGGCTCGAGGCGCATGCCGCCAAACGTCCCGCCCAGCTTTCCGGCGGCCAGCAGCAGCGTGTGGCCATCGCCCGGGCGGTCGCGATCCGTCCCCGCTGGCTGCTCCTCGATGAACCCACTTCGGCCCTCGATCCCGAGATGACGGCGGAGGTGCTCGACATGATTGCGGAGCTTCGGGCCGAGGGACGCGACATTGTGCTGGTCACGCATCAGATGGGATTCGCGCGCCGGGTCGCGGATCATATCGCCTTCGTGGGCGACGGGGGCATCCCCGCCCACGGTCCGGTGGCGGAGATGCTCGACCATCCGACCGCACCCCAGGTCCGACGCTTCCTCGACCGGGTGCTTTCCTACTGA
- a CDS encoding putative manganese-dependent inorganic diphosphatase produces MREVLVIGHRNPDPDAVCSAIGYAEFKRRTGLLDAVAARCGDTNERIDFILRTFGLPAPRFVADVSPRVGDVMETNVLSVSPDATVTEAMTLMDNASIRVLPILDGQRRCRALVSVFKSSKFFYPAEGRPFDSRRVMGSLRGLTRALRGRMLCAFEPDREDDLTMMIGAMSRTSFAARLDRNPPEKLLVLVGDRVDIQQLAVSARVRALVVTGGLAVTDEIVEEARRNEVSLIVSPVDTATTAMLCRAAIPVRHLQDEHFLSFHRDEPLRRVREMATSSGFPAFPVVDDDRRVVGMLTKSDFLKPVERQLILVDHNELSQAVAGADEVEIIEIIDHHRIGALRTRQPILFRNEPVGSTSTIVADCFFRYGVELPAAIAGVLLSGLVADTLNLTSPTTTARDAEILARLEERSGVRAREFTERLFESGSILVSHPPETAIVSDCKEYAEGELKYSVAQIEEIGFDNFRRRQDAVRAAVGHYRRSHGYFFSALLVTDVVEQTSLLVIDGDPDFLKTIDYPEVEPGLYEMAGIVSRKKQLLPYLTHQLARCPALDRGAGRGNLQ; encoded by the coding sequence ATGAGGGAGGTACTCGTTATCGGCCACCGGAATCCAGACCCGGACGCGGTGTGTTCCGCGATCGGGTATGCAGAGTTCAAGCGCCGCACCGGCCTCCTGGACGCCGTGGCCGCCCGGTGCGGCGACACCAACGAACGGATTGATTTCATCCTCCGGACGTTCGGTCTCCCGGCACCGCGGTTCGTGGCCGACGTCTCCCCCCGGGTGGGTGACGTGATGGAGACCAATGTGCTCAGCGTGAGCCCGGACGCGACGGTGACCGAGGCGATGACGCTGATGGACAACGCCAGCATCCGGGTGCTGCCCATCCTCGACGGACAGCGCCGGTGCCGGGCCCTCGTGTCGGTGTTCAAGTCCAGCAAGTTCTTCTATCCGGCGGAGGGGCGACCGTTCGACTCGCGGCGGGTGATGGGCAGCCTGCGCGGCCTGACCCGCGCCCTGCGGGGAAGGATGCTGTGCGCCTTCGAGCCGGACCGGGAGGACGACCTCACCATGATGATCGGGGCGATGAGCCGGACGTCCTTCGCGGCCCGCCTCGACCGCAACCCGCCCGAGAAACTGCTGGTGCTGGTGGGCGACCGGGTGGACATCCAGCAACTGGCCGTCTCCGCCCGCGTTCGGGCGCTGGTGGTGACCGGGGGACTGGCGGTGACGGACGAGATCGTCGAGGAGGCCCGCCGGAACGAGGTTTCCCTGATCGTGTCGCCGGTGGACACTGCGACCACCGCCATGTTGTGCCGCGCGGCGATCCCGGTCCGCCACTTGCAGGACGAACACTTCCTGTCGTTCCACCGGGACGAACCGCTGCGCCGGGTGCGGGAGATGGCGACCAGTTCGGGGTTTCCGGCCTTTCCGGTGGTGGACGACGACCGGCGGGTGGTCGGGATGCTGACCAAATCGGATTTCCTCAAGCCGGTGGAACGGCAGTTGATCCTGGTGGATCACAACGAGCTGTCCCAGGCCGTCGCCGGAGCGGACGAGGTCGAGATCATCGAGATCATCGATCACCATCGGATCGGGGCGCTGCGGACGCGCCAGCCCATCCTTTTCCGGAACGAACCGGTGGGCTCCACCAGCACCATTGTCGCCGACTGTTTCTTTCGGTACGGGGTCGAATTGCCGGCCGCGATCGCCGGGGTGCTCCTTTCCGGGTTGGTGGCCGACACCCTGAACCTGACCTCGCCGACCACCACGGCGCGGGATGCGGAGATCCTGGCCCGCCTCGAGGAACGTTCGGGCGTCCGGGCCCGGGAGTTCACCGAACGGCTGTTCGAATCCGGCTCGATCCTGGTGTCGCATCCCCCGGAAACGGCGATCGTCTCGGATTGCAAGGAGTACGCCGAAGGGGAGCTGAAGTATTCGGTGGCCCAGATTGAGGAGATCGGGTTCGACAATTTCCGTCGCCGCCAGGACGCCGTTCGCGCCGCGGTCGGCCATTACCGGCGGTCCCACGGTTACTTCTTCTCGGCGCTGCTGGTGACGGATGTGGTCGAGCAGACCTCGCTGCTGGTGATCGACGGCGACCCCGACTTCCTGAAGACCATCGATTACCCGGAGGTCGAGCCGGGACTGTACGAGATGGCGGGAATCGTCTCGCGGAAGAAGCAGTTGCTGCCCTACCTGACCCATCAACTCGCCCGCTGCCCGGCCTTGGATCGCGGGGCCGGACGCGGAAACCTTCAGTAG
- a CDS encoding anion transporter, giving the protein MTDLPHEIAAIAIFAFTYLLICGRRLKILPLNRPAAALLGTVLMVVCGVMTPDEVYRAVDYNTLVLLLGMSLIAAYLDMAGFFGWTADWVLRVAGTPQRLLLYLILASGVLSALLVNDTVCLMLTPLVVRVVVRGGLPLPPYLLALAMSANIGSVATLVGNPQNMLIGQMSGLAFRDFSGALIPVAAVGLLIQYAILRIGFARQLRGLTIARKEEGTGEPVDRRLLVLAAAGLVFVFSGFLMGFHLAWTALTGGALVMVLARRDTHEVLRRVDWHLLVFFAALFVVVEGLNDTGLPERLYRGLSGVFGGTATSQAWNLAWFSVAGSNVFSNVPFVLVAGRWLLAFQDPALMWKVMALATTFGGNLTLLGSVANLIVVESARGHCEVGFWEYARYGIPVTLGSLGAGLTLLLALH; this is encoded by the coding sequence ATGACCGACCTTCCGCACGAGATCGCCGCCATTGCGATTTTCGCCTTCACCTACCTTCTGATCTGCGGCCGGAGGCTCAAGATCCTGCCGTTGAATCGCCCGGCGGCGGCGTTGCTGGGGACGGTGCTGATGGTGGTGTGCGGGGTGATGACCCCGGACGAGGTCTATCGCGCCGTGGACTACAACACGCTGGTGCTGCTTCTGGGCATGAGCCTGATCGCGGCGTACCTCGACATGGCGGGCTTTTTCGGGTGGACGGCCGACTGGGTGTTGCGGGTGGCGGGCACGCCCCAACGCCTGCTGCTGTACCTGATCCTGGCCTCGGGTGTGCTTTCGGCGCTGCTGGTCAATGACACCGTCTGTCTGATGCTGACGCCCCTGGTGGTGCGGGTGGTGGTGCGGGGCGGTTTGCCGTTGCCGCCGTACCTGCTGGCCCTGGCGATGAGTGCGAACATCGGGAGCGTGGCCACGCTGGTCGGTAATCCGCAGAACATGCTGATCGGCCAGATGTCGGGGCTCGCGTTCCGGGACTTCTCGGGTGCGCTGATCCCGGTCGCCGCGGTGGGCTTGCTGATTCAGTACGCCATACTGCGGATCGGGTTTGCGCGGCAGTTGCGCGGCTTGACGATCGCCCGGAAGGAGGAGGGAACGGGCGAGCCGGTGGACCGTCGGCTGCTGGTTCTGGCGGCGGCGGGGCTGGTGTTTGTGTTTTCAGGATTTCTGATGGGATTTCACCTGGCGTGGACGGCGTTGACGGGCGGGGCGCTGGTGATGGTGCTGGCACGGCGGGACACGCATGAAGTCCTGCGACGGGTGGACTGGCATCTGCTGGTCTTTTTTGCGGCGCTGTTCGTGGTGGTCGAGGGGTTGAACGACACGGGATTGCCGGAACGGCTTTACCGGGGTTTGAGCGGGGTGTTTGGCGGCACGGCCACCTCACAGGCCTGGAATCTGGCGTGGTTCTCGGTCGCCGGGTCGAATGTCTTCTCCAATGTCCCCTTCGTGCTGGTTGCCGGGCGATGGCTCCTGGCCTTCCAGGATCCGGCGCTGATGTGGAAGGTGATGGCGTTGGCGACGACCTTCGGGGGCAATCTCACGCTGCTGGGATCGGTGGCGAACCTGATTGTCGTCGAGTCCGCACGCGGCCATTGCGAGGTCGGATTCTGGGAATACGCGCGGTACGGCATTCCGGTGACGTTGGGGAGTCTTGGGGCGGGACTGACCCTGCTGCTGGCCCTGCACTGA
- a CDS encoding prepilin-type N-terminal cleavage/methylation domain-containing protein gives MHPIPSPGRRCHGRTRRHPAFTLVELLVVIGIVALLTSLLLPALARSKDRTRSVACLGNLRQMAIAAEAYTLAHDDAYPIAYYTLVQDGVTVAQAWDLTTRFENPPRVVPGLLWEGEGTEQVQQCPSFRGPANWLDDPVTGYNYNTSYLGRGQFESIPSPARAAWVKQPAGTVVFGDGQYAGGANKFMRAPWPSPGDAGFRGRWSGTQGFRHTGRSNASFADGHAASLQRRHTDNADGTDRVAPGTGFLSPDNSLYDWE, from the coding sequence ATGCACCCCATTCCTTCCCCCGGGAGGCGCTGTCACGGGAGAACACGCCGGCACCCGGCCTTCACCCTTGTCGAACTGCTGGTGGTCATCGGCATCGTCGCCCTCCTCACCAGCCTCCTCCTGCCGGCCTTGGCGCGGTCCAAGGACCGGACCCGCAGCGTGGCGTGTCTCGGCAACCTCCGTCAGATGGCCATCGCGGCAGAGGCCTACACGCTGGCCCACGACGACGCCTACCCGATCGCGTATTACACGCTCGTCCAGGACGGCGTGACGGTGGCCCAGGCATGGGACCTCACGACCCGCTTCGAGAATCCGCCCCGGGTGGTGCCCGGCCTGCTCTGGGAAGGGGAAGGCACGGAACAGGTCCAGCAATGCCCGTCCTTCCGCGGCCCCGCCAACTGGCTCGATGACCCCGTCACCGGCTACAACTACAACACCAGCTACCTCGGCCGGGGTCAGTTTGAGTCCATCCCCTCCCCGGCCCGTGCCGCCTGGGTCAAGCAACCCGCCGGGACCGTGGTGTTCGGCGACGGGCAGTACGCCGGCGGCGCCAACAAGTTCATGCGCGCCCCGTGGCCCAGCCCGGGGGATGCGGGCTTCCGCGGACGCTGGTCCGGCACCCAGGGATTCCGCCACACCGGCCGCAGCAACGCTTCCTTTGCGGACGGCCACGCGGCCTCGTTGCAGCGACGACACACAGACAATGCCGACGGCACCGACCGGGTGGCCCCCGGGACAGGTTTCCTTTCCCCCGACAACAGCCTCTATGACTGGGAGTGA